The Bacteroidota bacterium DNA window AGACTGAGATCATACCCTTCCCACCGGAACCAGGTCATGCTGGCGTCGGGAAATTCGGAAGCGGTCTCCTTTGCCCTTTTTTCAGCGTTGTTTTGGACTAAATCGGCCTTTTGGGCCCTGAAAAAAGCGTTATGATCAAGGAAAACGGTTCTCATTCTGTCGAAAATAAAGGCAAGGAATTCAAGCCTGTACAGGTCAATGGCATCACCACTGGACCTATCGCCGGTTCAGAAAAGGTCTATGTTGGCGAATTGCAGGTGCCCATGCGCAAGATTTCTCAGTCCGATTCGCCTGCAAGCTTCTCGCAAAACGGCAAAGGCGAGGCCAATCCTCCCATTTATGTGTACGATTGTTCGGGCCCCTACACCGATTCGAAGGCTGAAATTGACATCTACAAAGGCCTGAAACCCCTCCGTCAACGATGGATCGAAGGCCGTGGCGACGTCGAACGTTTGAAGGGCCATTCTTCCGAATTCACCAACAAACGTGCATCCGATCCCAAGGTGGATGCCATTCGCTTTCCACAGATTCCCAATCCCTTGCGCGCCAAGGCGGGCAAGAACGTGTCGCAGATGCACTACGCACGCAAGGGCATCATCACGCCCGAGATGGAATTTGTGGCGATCCGCGAAAACCAGAAAATCGATGCCTACAACGCCGAATTGCTCAAGCAGCATCCCGGTCACAATTACGGCGCAGCCACGCCCAAGCACCACATCACCGCCGAATTCGTGCGCGACGAAATCGCCCGCGGCCGCGCCATCATCCCCAACAACATCAACCACCCGGAAAGCGAGCCGATGATCATCGGCCGCAATTTCCTCGTGAAAATCAATGCCAACATCGGCAACTCGGCCGTGAGCAGCAGCATCGAGGAAGAGGTCGAAAAGATGGTCTGGGGCATCCGTTGGGGCGCCGACACCATCATGGACCTCAGCACGGGCAAAAACATCCACGAAACCCGCGAATGGATCATCCGTAATTCGCCGGTTCCCGTCGGCACGGTTCCCATTTACCAAGCCCTCGAAAAGGTCAATGGCAAAGCCGAAAACCTCACGTGGGAGATTTTCAGGGACACTTTGATTGAGCAAGCTGAGCAAGGCGTCGACTATTTTACGATTCACGCCGGTGTGCTCCTCCGCTACGTGCCGCTGACCGCAAACCGTGTGACGGGCATCGTTTCGCGCGGCGGTTCGATCATGGCCAAATGGTGCCTTGCGCATCACAAGGAGAGCTTTTTGTACACGCATTTCGAGGAGATTTGCGAGATCATGAAGGCCTATGACGTGGCATTTTCGCTTGGGGACGGCTTGCGGCCGGGTTCGATTGCCGATGCCAACGACGCAGCCCAATTCGCGGAGCTCGAAACCCTTGGCGAACTGACCAAAATCGCTTGGGAGCACGACGTGCAAGTGATGATCGAAGGTCCGGGTCACGTGCCGATGCACATGATCAAGGAAAACATGGAAAAGCAGCTCGAAATCTGCCATGAAGCGCCATTCTATACGTTGGGCCCACTCACAACCGACATTGCGCCGGGCTACGACCATATCACAAGCGGCATCGGCGCGGCCATGATCGGCTGGTTTGGGACTGCGATGCTCTGTTACGTGACGCCCAAGGAACACCTCGGGCTTCCGAACCGCGAAGACGTGAAATATGGCGTCATTACCTATAAAATCGCTGCCCACGCAGCTGATCTTGCCAAGGGACATCCTGGCGCACAAGTCCGCGACAACGCGATGAGCAAGGCAAGATTCGAATTCCGCTGGGAAGACCAGTTCAACCTCGGACTCGATCCCGATACCGCACGTAGCTACCACGACGAAACCTTGCCTTCGGAAAACGCCAAGGTCGCCCACTTCTGCAGCATGTGCGGCCCGCATTTCTGTTCGATGAAAATCACGCAGGATGTCCGTGACTACGCCAAAGCCCAAGGCATCGCCGAGGCAGGCGTTTTGGCCAAAGGAATGGAGGAAAAGGCGAAGGAGTTTGTGGAGTTGGGGAGCGAAGTGTACGTAAAAAGTTGATCTTTAAACACAGAGTACCAGATCGATGAACGGAGCAAATCTTGATGATTCTGAAGGCCAGGCCTTGGACAAAATCCAACGTTTGACGGATGCCATTCAGCAGCAATGCGATGCGCAAGATTTTGAGGCGGCAATCCGGTTGTTGATGGAACAGGCGACAATCTTGGAAGCGCTGGGAGACAAATTGTCACTTGGAAATAACTATGAGCAGCAGGCCGATATCGAGGACAACCATACCTACGATCTCGAACGGTCCGGTTGGTTGCGCGAAAAAGCTGAAATCCTCAAGTTTGAAGCAGGCGACAAGGCCACAATCGCGGCGAGATTGGGGGCTTACGCAATGATGCAGAAGCTTTCCGGGAAAAAGGAGGCCGCGCAGGAAATACTCAAGCAACAGGAACTATACCTTCGGGAACTCAACAATCATTTGGGTTTGGTGCCTTGTTTGAAAGACCAAGCGGAATTGCTTTTTGAAACGGGTTACAATGCGCTTGCCCTGAAATTGATTGTTGAAGCCGAGCAACTGATTTACCAATACGGTGTTGGTCATGAAACCATTCGGCTTTGTAATCTCCTGACTTTCAAGGCTAAGCTGCTGGAAGAAGAGGAGGATCTCGAGGGCGCATTGGCGGTGCTGAAGGAAGCGCAACCTTTGGCAAAGGCCTCGACTTCGCGCAGTTTGGCAGCCGAGAACTTGGCAGACCAAGCGATGCTCTACTACAAATTGGGACAGACAGCAATGGCAATTGAGCTGTTTTCCCAATCAGCCGCCGACTTCAGCACCATCAAGATGGACTACATGTTGCCCGAAATTTTGGACCGGCATGCACAAATGAGGTTGGAAATTGGGGACTTGGAGGCTGCGCTGAATCTCCAATGTGAATGCGAGAAGGTAGCCTTAAAATGGGAAGATACATTTCAGGTGAAGCGCAGCCTTTATGCACAAGCGCAAATATGCCTGCGGATGGGAAACCGAGACCAAGCTTCGGAATTGGTGCAGAAGGGGAGAGCTTATACGGGAATGCGTATGCTATCTTTAGAATCGGAAAAGCTGCTGCGCAATCGTTTCCCTGAATTGCTTTGAGATGTTGGCCACAATTCTCTGTGAGTAGCAGGGGTCAATAATTGAGCACCTTCTTGCGTCCATGCCAATAACTGAGGATCGCATTGTAATAGAAGCTGCCCTCCACCTTGGACTTGAGCCATAGGTTGAGTTTCAGCAGGTCGCGCCATTCGGTTTCGATGGTTTGAAGGTCTTGAAGGGAGAATGACTTTTTGGCGAGGAATTTCTGAAGCATGTCCAGGAATAACCTTAAATGGCTCCATTTTTTGCCATCAATGCTTTTCCGCAATAAGGTACGCAGTTTTTGGAGCCGCACAAGCGCCTCTTCACGGTTGTTCAATCCCACGGCAATGAGCAATTCGACAAGTTTTGCCTGCGGATCGAGGTCCAGCTTTGGAATACGTTCCATCATTTCGACCACGGTTTCGGCGGCATTGCGGTGAAGGGTCGCTGCAATCTGAATGTGGATTTTGTAGAAATAATAACGTGTGAGCTCCTCCGTCGTCGAATCCTCCAACTTGATCAATTCGCTGATTTCCTTTTGCGCCAGCGGCAAATCGTTTTCGTAGAAATGATAGATGCTACTCAGTTCCAGGAATTTGGGAAGGAAATTCTTGCGTAGCGCCGGCGTAAGCTGATCCAGTTCCTTTTCGGTTTTGTAGATCAATCCGTTAATGAGCAGAAAATCCCC harbors:
- the thiC gene encoding phosphomethylpyrimidine synthase ThiC; the protein is MIKENGSHSVENKGKEFKPVQVNGITTGPIAGSEKVYVGELQVPMRKISQSDSPASFSQNGKGEANPPIYVYDCSGPYTDSKAEIDIYKGLKPLRQRWIEGRGDVERLKGHSSEFTNKRASDPKVDAIRFPQIPNPLRAKAGKNVSQMHYARKGIITPEMEFVAIRENQKIDAYNAELLKQHPGHNYGAATPKHHITAEFVRDEIARGRAIIPNNINHPESEPMIIGRNFLVKINANIGNSAVSSSIEEEVEKMVWGIRWGADTIMDLSTGKNIHETREWIIRNSPVPVGTVPIYQALEKVNGKAENLTWEIFRDTLIEQAEQGVDYFTIHAGVLLRYVPLTANRVTGIVSRGGSIMAKWCLAHHKESFLYTHFEEICEIMKAYDVAFSLGDGLRPGSIADANDAAQFAELETLGELTKIAWEHDVQVMIEGPGHVPMHMIKENMEKQLEICHEAPFYTLGPLTTDIAPGYDHITSGIGAAMIGWFGTAMLCYVTPKEHLGLPNREDVKYGVITYKIAAHAADLAKGHPGAQVRDNAMSKARFEFRWEDQFNLGLDPDTARSYHDETLPSENAKVAHFCSMCGPHFCSMKITQDVRDYAKAQGIAEAGVLAKGMEEKAKEFVELGSEVYVKS